The Sulfitobacter sp. SK011 genome has a window encoding:
- a CDS encoding DUF3768 domain-containing protein: protein MGQIAETAIEGFVGVYPVCSDCGQTHIVRDGETCWSLLTRTWTLKTVCDTYVCDDCGSEAAPFWKLDKEFRLNRIVRLNDAVRQGHGEHVTVVVTAGLKNRGEEYLIKARRAVADFDQFNVENDPHGEHDFGALILNGEKLFWKIDYFDLTLSAHSPDKANPDITHRVLTIMRASEY, encoded by the coding sequence ATGGGACAAATTGCTGAAACGGCAATCGAGGGTTTTGTCGGGGTCTACCCGGTCTGCAGTGATTGTGGTCAAACCCATATCGTTCGCGATGGTGAAACCTGTTGGAGCCTGCTGACCCGCACATGGACCCTCAAAACGGTCTGTGACACTTACGTCTGCGATGACTGCGGGTCTGAAGCTGCACCTTTCTGGAAGCTCGACAAAGAGTTCCGCCTGAACCGCATCGTGCGGCTTAATGATGCCGTCAGACAAGGTCACGGGGAGCATGTGACTGTCGTGGTGACAGCAGGCCTCAAAAACAGGGGTGAAGAGTACCTGATCAAAGCAAGACGAGCCGTCGCTGATTTTGACCAGTTCAACGTGGAAAACGACCCGCATGGCGAGCATGATTTCGGCGCACTCATCCTCAATGGCGAAAAGCTGTTCTGGAAAATTGATTATTTCGATCTGACCCTGAGCGCACATTCGCCAGACAAGGCGAACCCGGATATCACCCATCGGGTCCTGACCATCATGCGGGCGAGCGAGTATTGA
- a CDS encoding recombinase family protein, with protein MTTCFGYTRVSTAKQGEGVSLEVQKEEITRYAEKHGLTISRWFEEKETAAKSGRPVFNAIMRDLNNHKADGLIVHKIDRSARNFRDWAKIGELSDQGVAIHFVTESLDFQSRGGRLTADIQAVIASDYIRNLREEAIKGIRGRLKQGLYPHMAPLGYLNQGGGNPKTPDPARAPLITDAFTLYGTGKFSIRGLCDEMDKRGLRSRAGKALTRTSMEQTLSNPFYCGIVRVRKTGETFKGVHQPLIPASLFQRVQDLKSDKYHRKKLRHFHTYRGLFVCAACSNKLIAERQKGHVYYRCHTNGCVTQCIREEIIEREVQYGFEQISFSKPNFERLKGNITTWFEDRRHAFGTSNALTLRKSEIKARIGTLTDALIDRLIDKEAFAERKQHLLIECQKIDDQLEKMNDLTAEADKLAKFLELVKSLAELYQIANPSEKRLIVELATSNRLVDGKNVALQPSNWLLTVDMAVTVLCGGDYRDTDRTPTQVHERQLEKLCEALAEVQIDDQLPRMMEIFDHYIGNSPISTKKKKTTQLGF; from the coding sequence ATGACCACATGTTTTGGATACACCCGCGTATCCACCGCCAAACAAGGCGAAGGGGTTTCCCTGGAGGTCCAGAAGGAAGAAATTACCCGCTACGCTGAAAAGCACGGGCTGACGATATCGCGCTGGTTTGAAGAAAAAGAAACCGCAGCCAAATCCGGGCGACCGGTCTTCAATGCCATCATGCGCGATCTCAATAATCACAAGGCTGATGGGCTGATCGTCCACAAGATTGACCGCTCTGCGCGCAACTTTCGCGACTGGGCCAAAATCGGTGAATTGTCAGACCAGGGCGTTGCCATCCATTTCGTCACTGAGAGCCTGGATTTCCAGTCCCGCGGCGGCAGGCTCACAGCAGACATCCAGGCGGTGATTGCATCAGATTATATCCGGAACCTGCGGGAAGAGGCCATCAAGGGAATTCGGGGACGGTTAAAACAGGGACTCTATCCCCACATGGCACCGCTTGGGTATTTGAACCAGGGCGGTGGCAACCCAAAAACACCGGATCCGGCACGTGCGCCATTGATCACGGATGCGTTTACTCTCTATGGCACAGGAAAATTTTCTATTCGCGGGCTGTGTGATGAAATGGACAAGCGAGGCTTGCGATCGAGAGCTGGCAAAGCTTTGACCCGCACGAGTATGGAGCAAACGCTTTCCAATCCGTTTTATTGTGGGATCGTTCGGGTCCGAAAAACCGGTGAGACTTTCAAAGGCGTTCATCAACCTTTGATACCAGCCTCCTTGTTCCAGCGGGTTCAGGATTTGAAGTCAGACAAGTATCACAGAAAAAAGTTGCGACACTTCCACACCTACCGAGGTCTGTTTGTATGTGCGGCTTGTAGCAACAAATTGATCGCAGAACGACAGAAAGGGCATGTGTACTACCGGTGCCACACAAATGGCTGTGTCACACAATGTATACGAGAGGAAATCATTGAGAGAGAGGTGCAATACGGATTCGAACAAATAAGCTTCTCAAAGCCCAATTTTGAGCGGCTGAAGGGCAACATTACAACCTGGTTCGAAGACCGTCGACATGCGTTTGGCACCTCCAATGCGTTGACCCTGCGAAAATCGGAAATCAAGGCGCGGATCGGCACTCTCACAGATGCTTTGATCGATCGACTAATCGACAAGGAGGCGTTTGCCGAGCGCAAACAGCACCTTCTGATTGAATGTCAGAAAATTGATGACCAACTAGAAAAAATGAATGATTTGACCGCCGAAGCTGACAAGCTCGCCAAATTTCTCGAACTGGTAAAAAGCCTTGCTGAGCTTTACCAAATTGCAAATCCGTCGGAAAAACGATTGATCGTGGAATTGGCAACCTCGAACCGATTGGTGGACGGAAAAAATGTAGCGTTGCAGCCTTCAAATTGGCTTCTGACAGTCGATATGGCTGTGACTGTCCTATGCGGTGGGGATTACCGGGACACAGATCGAACCCCTACGCAGGTGCATGAACGACAACTTGAGAAGTTATGTGAGGCTTTGGCTGAAGTTCAAATTGATGATCAGCTGCCAAGAATGATGGAAATCTTCGATCATTATATTGGAAACTCCCCCATTTCCACAAAGAAAAAGAAAACGACACAGCTCGGATTTTGA